The sequence GGGAGCCGCGCTCACCGCTCGCCGTGGGCCTCCGCCTGTGGAGGCCTGACACGGCGGTTCGGTCCTCCCTGAGCGGGAGTCCTGGAGCCAACAGGGGCTCTTGAATCAGCAGCCGGTGTTGGCGCCGGCGCTCACGCCGAGCTTGCCCGTGAAGTTGAGGTAGTTGTTCACGCGGCTCTGGACCTGGCCGGGGTTCTTGCCGCCGCACTCCAGCGCACCGTTGATGGTGCGGATGGTCTCGCCAAAGCCCCGGTTGTTCACCATGGCGTCGTGCCCCGTCATGGAGCCCGCGCCCGTCTGCGTCATCCAGAACCACAGGCCCGTGCGCCAGGCGACGTTCGCATCGCGCGCCACGAGGTCCGGGTCATCCCTGAGGTTGAGGCCCAGCGCGTTGCCCGCCGCGCAGTAGTTGCCGTTCCACGACAGCTGGATGGGGCCACGGCCGTAGTACCGCTTGCCCGCCGCGCAGTAGCAGCCCGGGGGGCCCCAGCTCGGGTCGCACATGTCGCTCTTGTTGATCTCCTCGGTGTACACGAGCCCGCCTGTCTCGTGCGCCACGTTGGCCAGGAAGGCGGCAACCTCGCGCTTGCGCGTGTCCGTGTCGCCCGTGGTGGCGAAGGCGGGGAAGGTGCTGGCCGCGGCCACCAGCGCCGAGTAGCTGTAGAAGCCGTTGCGGCCGGGGAACATGGAGTTGAAGGTGGCCTCGCTCAGGATGGCGGCCAGGCCCGTGCCCGTGGGAGGGGGCGTGGTGCCACCGCTCACCTTGTCCAGGGTGAAGAGCTGGTTGGGGCCGCCCGAGTACGGGTACTGCACGTAGATGGTGCCGTTGTTGGACGAGCCCCAGTACAGGTCGATGGCCATGCCCGTGTGGCGCGGGTGGAAGCTGAACTGGTTGTTACCGCGGGCGATGAACTGGAATTGCTGGTTGGCGCCGCCCAAGTACGACCACTGGTGGACCTCGGCGTTCTGGGCGGTGCTCACCTCCTTGATGTCGAGCCCCTTGCCACTGTTGACGTTGATGATCTTCCAGAAGCCATCGGAGGTGGGGGAGATGTGGAACTTCTGGGCATTGGTGCCATTGCAATCCCACTGCTGGACCTTGGCGCCATCGGCGGTGCTGGAGGAGGCGACGTCAACGCACTTGCCCGTCATGGCGGAGCGGATGACATAGTCGCCCTCGGAGAGGCTGGACACGATGGCGGCGCTCTCCAACTGGGAGAGTGGCTCCAAGGTCTCCATCTCGTTGGCGCCACATCCGCCCAGTCCAATCACACCCAACAACGATATACAGCGCAGCATGCTCATTCGGGACACTTGGTTCTCCTTGGGGGTAAGTGAAGCTGGCGGCCCCCAAAGCATTCCGCGTGCCAAACCTGTCTTCTTCCGGATAGACCTGAATTCAATGCTTTAGCTGCTTAGCTGGGCTTCTTCCCTGGTGACAACTGTTATCGCCATGGTGACGGCACTCACCAGACACAAAAAAGCTGCGGGAGCGCGGCGGGGTGCGTCAAGGAGGGCGTCATGCGCCGCAACCGGCCGTTCATCCGCCGTTCATCTTTCTCCGACACGTTTTGCCTGTTAACTCAACGCAACAGGGTGGGAGCGCCGATGTCGTGGAGAGTTGTGGTGCCGTGGTGGTTGATGGCGGTCCTCGTGGGGGCGTGCGCCTCGTCCGCTCCGTCTGAGCGCCCGGTGGGGCCGCCGCCCAAGGTCCTCTTCCAATCTCCCCTCGCGCTGCTGCTCGAGCACCACACCGAGCTGGAGCTCACCACTGAGCAGTTGATTGAGCTGGACCGGAGGGAAGCCGCCCTTCAGGAGAAGAACCGGCCCCTGCGCGAGAAGCTCCAGATGGGGCGAGGACGTGATCCGGAGCAGGGAGAGGCTCCACCGCCCGGAGGAGGCATCAGTGGCGGCCGAGGGGACCCCAGTGGCATGAGGGGGCACGGCATGGGCGGCATGGGCGGCCGTGGCATGGGCGGTAGGGGCGGCAGGGGCAGCGGCATGGGCGGGGGGCCTCGGCGCGAAGGGGCTCCCGAGGGCGAAGAGGCCCTGAAGCAGCGACAGGCCGTGCTGCGCGAGATGGAGGACAACGAGTCCGCTGCCTACAACGACGCCGAGCCCCTCCTGAACGAAGAGCAGAAGGCGAAGGCTCGCGAGCTTGTCTCGCGGCAGCGCGAGGAGCGGATCCGCATTCGTGACGAAGGGCCAGCCGGACGGGCCCGCCCGTGAGGCTGGGAAGTGCCCAGCCTCCGAGGAAGCTCCTGGCCTCCTCAGTAATGGATGCGAGCGCTCTGGGCTCGATGGCCCGAGTAGTTCAAGTCTTCCCGGTCACTCCCGGTGAACTGCAGGTCAGCGGCATCCCCCTCGTTGTAGGTCACCGTGTGGCCATGCGATGAGGTCGCCGCCGCATTGAAGAAGAGGAAGTCGATGCGGCCTCCCGCCCCGCCCGTCCAGTTGTCCTCCAGGCAGCTCTGGCTCCCGGAGCAGGCTTCGTAGATCGGATCGTTCCAGCCGTAGTCGATCGTGCTCGCAATGTGGGCGTTCGCTTGCTTGTACCAGTCCTTGTAGCCGTTGCTGCCGGAGTCGCTCTCGTTGGAGTCGACACCCCAGACCATCAGGTTGGTGCCGCTGATCCCCCGCATCTTCGTGTCCGTGAGCTGGATGTTCTTCTCGGCGCACCCGGGGTCCGAGGCCGGTCCCTCCTGGTTGGTGGGCCAGTGCGACGAGCCGACGACGACCTTCTTGCCGGTGATGAGGTCCGTGAAGGCCATGCGCACGCCAATGGAGCGCGCCTGGGTGTTCATCACGCACGAGCCGTTGGCGCCCTTGTAGACCTGCCACGTCGCCTTCGTGCCCGAGATGGGCTGCAGGCGTCCGGTGCGATAGATGATGGCGTTGGTCTGGTAATCCTTCGCGGCGCCACAGGGGCTGTTCATGGCATCCGGGTTCGCCTCGGCCACGATGGAGGAGTACAGGCCGGGCAGGTTGTCCTCTATGAACTTCGCGAGCGTGGCCGCCTGGGTGGCGCCACTCATCTGGTGGACGATGAAGACGTCGGGCGAGTACGCCTGCGTCTTCATGTAATAGATGAGGTCCTGCCAGTCCCCCGCGCATTGATCGCTGGCGGTCGGCAGGTTCTCGTAGT comes from Hyalangium minutum and encodes:
- a CDS encoding glycoside hydrolase family 19 protein, whose amino-acid sequence is MLRCISLLGVIGLGGCGANEMETLEPLSQLESAAIVSSLSEGDYVIRSAMTGKCVDVASSSTADGAKVQQWDCNGTNAQKFHISPTSDGFWKIINVNSGKGLDIKEVSTAQNAEVHQWSYLGGANQQFQFIARGNNQFSFHPRHTGMAIDLYWGSSNNGTIYVQYPYSGGPNQLFTLDKVSGGTTPPPTGTGLAAILSEATFNSMFPGRNGFYSYSALVAAASTFPAFATTGDTDTRKREVAAFLANVAHETGGLVYTEEINKSDMCDPSWGPPGCYCAAGKRYYGRGPIQLSWNGNYCAAGNALGLNLRDDPDLVARDANVAWRTGLWFWMTQTGAGSMTGHDAMVNNRGFGETIRTINGALECGGKNPGQVQSRVNNYLNFTGKLGVSAGANTGC